In Castanea sativa cultivar Marrone di Chiusa Pesio chromosome 6, ASM4071231v1, a single window of DNA contains:
- the LOC142640976 gene encoding callose synthase 7-like, which yields MYLVLGGVEKEIITYLGIQQSKALEEALATQSIVQFGLLIMLPMVMEIDLEKGFRTALSDFIIMQLQLVSVFFTFQLGTKAHYFGRRILHGGSKYRATRRGLVVFHAKFAENYRLYSRSHFVKGLELLILLIIYEAYGQSYHTSDLDRFISFSIWFLVASWLFAPFVFNASGFEWQKTVDDWADWKTWMGNRGGIGISPDKSWESWWDEEQEHLKYTNIRGRLLEMILALRFFVYQYGIVYNLHIAQHSKGLLIYGLSWLVMAIAVLNLMIWQILRRRVHNNLQVLFRIFKGVMFLGFMSIGTLLFVLRWLTISDLLAAILAVMPTGWALLLIGQAFRPFLKVFGLWGPVMELARAYEYIMGLLIFLPLTILSWFPFVSEFQTRMFFNQAFSRGLQISMILSGRKEKII from the exons ATGTACTTGGTTTTGGGTGGAGTGGAGAAAGAGATCATTACGTATCTGGGCATACAGCAAAGCAAGGCACTTGAAGAGGCTTTGGCTACCCAATCCATTGTCCAATTTGGCTTATTGATAATGCTGCCCATGGTTATGGAAATTGACCTGGAAAAAGGATTTCGCACTGCTCTTAGTGATTTTATCATCATGCAACTTCAACTGGTTTCTGTCTTCTTTACATTCCAGCTTGGAACAAAAGCACATTATTTTGGAAGGAGAATCTTGCATGGAGGTTCTAAATATCGAGCTACTCGCCGTGGATTGGTTGTTTTTCATGCAAAGTTTGCTGAAAACTACAGGTTGTACTCACGAAGTCACTTTGTGAAGGGATTGGAGCTGCTTATTCTACTGATCATATACGAAGCTTATGGGCAATCATATCACACATCAGATCTGGATCGGTTCATCAGTTTCTCTATATGGTTTCTTGTTGCTTCTTGGTTGTTTGCTCCTTTCGTGTTCAATGCTTCTGGTTTTGAGTGGCAAAAAACAGTAGATGATTGGGCGGATTGGAAGACCTGGATGGGAAACCGTGGTGGTATTGGGATTTCACCTGACAAAAGTTGGGAATCTTGGTGGGATGAAGAACAGGAACACCTCAAATATACAAATATCAGGGGGAGATTGCTTGAGATGATACTTGCATTGCGCTTCTTTGTTTACCAATATGGAATTGTCTACAATCTTCATATAGCTCAACACAGCAAGGGCTTGCTG ATTTACGGACTTTCTTGGTTAGTTATGGCGATCGCTGTTCTTAACTTAATG ATTTGGCAAATTCTTAGGCGAAGAGTTCATAACAACCTTCAAGTCTTGTTCAGGATTTTCAAAGGGGTTATGTTCCTTGGGTTCATGTCCATCGGGACTCTCCTTTTTGTCTTGCGCTGGCTCACTATATCAGATTTACTCGCTGCTATCCTTGCCGTAATGCCCACAGGATGGGCCCTTCTTCTT ATTGGGCAAGCATTCAGGCCATTCTTGAAGGTGTTTGGATTGTGGGGTCCTGTAATGGAGCTAGCGAGAGCATATGAGTACATAATGGGGCTCTTAATCTTCTTGCCATTAACCATTTTGTCTTGGTTCCCATTTGTATCGGAGTTCCAAACACGCATGTTCTTTAATCAAGCATTTAGTAGAGGTCTCCAGATTTCCATGATTCTTTctggaaggaaagaaaaaataatttga